A window of the Lolium perenne isolate Kyuss_39 chromosome 7, Kyuss_2.0, whole genome shotgun sequence genome harbors these coding sequences:
- the LOC127311996 gene encoding BTB/POZ and MATH domain-containing protein 2, whose product MEIAGANLTEVVRSLRLLKIEGYSMIHDMSSDDYFKYKWIFDGYEWEIRVYPSVLNSTGLDWFVGVRLIFLSEPRGRAVRTTLRCGLVGPRRVLCNERHDTIIFRKPQDSSAKIALTGEGYIDDDDDSFSVQCIIEVFKELPDIPPVPFKELHLPSSNLHQHFAQLLQSETGADVTFLVDGESFAAHKLILAARSPVFMAEFFGDMKEKCSPSVEIQDMEAAVFRALLQFIYTDTVSEFEQQDAADEKAIYADTEFGIKRISLGMVDGYIQAQKERKDRKDIIRLGCFREKEAAVTVMAQHLLAAADRYGLDRLKLICVGELSGGINVFTAATTLALAEQHNCPELKERCVQFIIRTSATLDMVLRTEEYKHLEASCPLVVIELFKAARERRS is encoded by the coding sequence ATGGAAATTGCCGGCGCAAACCTCACAGAAGTCGTGCGCTCGCTGAGGCTGCTCAAGATCGAGGGGTACAGCATGATCCATGACATGAGCAGTGACGATTACTTCAAATACAAGTGGATTTTCGACGGGTACGAGTGGGAAATCCGTGTATATCCAAGCGTCCTGAATTCAACGGGTTTGGACTGGTTCGTTGGAGTGCGTCTTATCTTTCTTAGTGAACCCCGGGGGCGCGCCGTGAGGACTACTCTACGCTGTGGCTTGGTCGGTCCGAGACGAGTGCTATGCAATGAACGTCATGATACAATAATATTCAGGAAGCCCCAAGATAGCTCAGCAAAAATTGCGCTAACGGGAGAGGGCTATATCGATGATGACGATGATTCTTTTAGTGTGCAATGCATCATTGAGGTTTTCAAGGAACTACCAGATATCCCACCAGTCCCGTTTAAAGAACTGCATCTACCATCGTCTAACTTGCATCAGCATTTCGCTCAACTCCTCCAGAGCGAGACGGGAGCAGACGTCACGTTTCTGGTGGACGGCGAGTCTTTTGCTGCGCACAAGCTCATACTCGCCGCAAGGTCCCCTGTATTTATGGCCGAGTTCTTTGGAGACATGAAGGAGAAGTGCTCGCCAAGTGTGGAGATTCAGGACATGGAGGCTGCGGTATTCAGGGCGTTACTGCAATTCATCTACACCGACACTGTGTCAGAATTCGAACAGCAGGACGCGGCCGATGAGAAGGCCATCTACGCTGACACAGAGTTCGGGATTAAGCGGATTAGTTTGGGGATGGTAGATGGCTATATACAAGCGCAAAAGGAAAGAAAGGATAGAAAGGATATTATAAGGTTGGGTTGTTTTAGAGAGAAGGAGGCGGCGGTGACGGTGATGGCTCAGCATCTACTTGCTGCTGCTGACAGGTATGGACTGGACAGGCTCAAGCTCATTTGTGTCGGTGAGCTCTCTGGTGGCATCAATGTGTTTACAGCAGCCACAACTTTAGCTTTAGCCGAGCAGCATAACTGCCCAGAGCTCAAGGAGAGGTGTGTTCAGTTTATTATTAGAACTTCTGCCACTCTGGATATGGTGTTGCGAACCGAGGAGTATAAGCACCTAGAGGCAAGCTGCCCTCTGGTCGTGATTGAACTTTTCAAGGCTGCGCGGGAGAGAAGAAGTTGA
- the LOC127314711 gene encoding BTB/POZ and MATH domain-containing protein 1-like has translation MASSSTNLTGAARAVELLKIDAYSASTTMGRDGCIKSRWNVGGCDWDIHLYPATSKFGIGYGEPLFPNPELIFERLEWGHSTRWVALDLVFLGEPRPRSDPIRATFACRLVDQSGVLQPSQERSVSREFNRPCACSAPVVLMERYDLPESGYLIGDSLAVECSITVLKELPVPTIPAIKVIPPLPPTNLHQHFSELLQSGTGADVLFIVSGESFAAHKLILSARSPVFMAEFFGEMKENSSWLVELEYMEAAVFKALLHFIYTDTVPELDQELEAVVTLAQHLLAAADRYGMERLKLICEIKLCGGIIVDASPIVDTAATTLVLAEQHNCSQLKAKCVEFIVSTLAILNAVFATEGYEHLAASCPLVLADLVKSLSMGESVDA, from the exons ATGGCCAGCTCCAGCACAAACCTCACCGGTGCTGCGCGCGCGGTGGAGCTGCTAAAGATCGACGCCTACAGCGCGAGCACCACCATGGGCAGAGACGGCTGCATCAAGTCTAGATGGAACGTCGGTGGATGCGATTGGGACATTCATCTTTATCCTGCAACGTCCAAGTTCGGGATTGGGTATGGCGAGCCATTGTTTCCCAACCCCGAACTTATTTTTGAAAGGTTGGAATGGGGACATTCAACAAGGTGGGTTGCTCTGGACCTTGTCTTCCTCGGCGAACCCCGGCCGAGGAGCGATCCGATCAGGGCCACTTTTGCCTGCCGGCTCGTTGATCAGAGCGGAGTTCTTCAACCATCCCAAGAGAGGAGCGTCTCGAGGGAATTCAACCGCCCTTGTGCTTGCTCGGCTCCAGTCGTGCTCATGGAGAGGTATGACCTGCCAGAGTCTGGTTATCTCATCGGTGATTCTTTGGCTGTGGAATGCAGCATCACGGTGCTCAAGGAGTTACCTGTACCGACTATCCCGGCAATAAAAGTGATCCCGCCACTTCCACCAACCAATTTGCACCAACACTTCAGTGAACTCCTGCAGAGTGGAACCGGGGCGGATGTCTTGTTTATCGTGTCCGGCGAATCTTTTGCAGCGCACAAGCTAATACTCTCTGCAAGGTCTCCGGTATTCATGGCAGAGTTCTTTGGAGAGATGAAGGAGAACTCCTCGTGGCTCGTCGAGCTCGAGTACATGGAGGCGGCAGTGTTCAAGGCGCTGCTTCATTTCATCTACACCGATACCGTGCCTGAGCTCGACCAGGAGCTGGAAGCTGTGGTGACGTTGGCTCAGCATCTTCTTGCAGCCGCTGACAGGTACGGAATGGAGAGGCTCAAACTGATTTGCGAAATAAAGCTCTGCGGAGGCATAATTGTCGATG CAAGCCCCATTGTCGATACGGCGGCAACGACTTTGGTCTTAGCCGAGCAGCACAATTGCTCGCAACTCAAGGCCAAATGTGTTGAGTTCATCGTCAGCACTCTTGCGATCCTTAATGCGGTCTTCGCAACGGAGGGGTATGAGCACCTCGCAGCAAGCTGCCCTTTGGTGCTGGCCGATCTTGTCAAGAGTCTGTCCATGGGAGAAAGTGTTGATGCGTAG